In Flammeovirga kamogawensis, the sequence CAATTGGCTACAACAGGTCTAGATGTGTCCATTTCTTTCGTCCAACCAACTAACTTTTTTGCTGTAATTCCTATGTCGTATTTTTGATGAGGCAGTGTAGTTAACTCCTCTTTAATTTTGGCTGTTGAATAAGGTGGTTTAGACCAAAAGTAATTCCCATTCCAATTCATATTTCCAAAAAAACCTGTTGCTTTTGCTACTCTAGGATACGTCCATTCTATTTCGTTACCAATACTCCACTGAAAAATTGAAGGGTGATTACGGTGAGATTTCATTACAGATTTTAAATCATCTTCTCCATAATTATGGAAATAATTAGCGTAACCTTCCGTCTCTTTATTTTGAGATTGTTCTTTCTGATTAAAACGTTTGTCTTTTGGATAGTCCCACTCATCAAAAAATTCATCTTGAACTAAAAAGCCTAATTCATCACATAAATCAAGAAATTCTGATGAAGCTGGGTTATGAGCAATTCTTATCGCATTACAACCTCCATCTTTTAAGGTTTGTAATCGTCTTCTCCAAACATCTTTAGGTACTGCAGTTCCTACAAGACCAGCATCATGATGAAGACAAACCCCTTTAATCTTCATATTTTTATCATTTAAGAAAAACCCTTTGTTCGCATCAAATTTTATTTTTCTTACGCCAAAATTACTTGATAGTACATCTATTTGTTCATTATCAATTTGTAATCTTGTAATTGCTTTGTATAAATGTGGGTTCTCTACATCCCACATAATTGGATTTGATATTTTGATTTTTTGAATGACTTCTATCTCTTTGTTTTTATCAATTGCTAGTGTTTTTGATGATTCTCCAACCTTTATTCCATCATCATTATAAAGTTCTGTAAGTAATTTAAATGATTTATCTTCGTTATAATCATTTCTAATTGTAGTGGTTACATTCACCAAGGCATTATCATTTACTACCTCTGGTGTAGTAATAAATGTACCCCAAATTGGTACATATAATTTATTTGTTACTACTAATTTTACATTTCTATAAATACCAGCTCCAGTATACCATCTGCTATCTGCATACCTTGTATGATCTACTTTAACAGCTAAAGTATTTTTTGAATTCTTTTTGATGTATGGTGTTAGGTCGTAGTAAAATGGAGAATATCCATACGGATGAAAACCTAATTTCTTTCCGTTGATAAACACTTCTGAATTATTATAAACGCCATCAAAATGGATAAACGCTTTTTGCGAATTACTTAGAACTAAATCAAATTCTTTTCTGTACCAACCCGTTCCTCCTCCAAAAATATATCCCGTTGCAGGAGCAAATTCAGCATTAGTCGAGTCGTATTGATTGCCAATTACCCAATCATGAGGTAATTTGATATTTTCCCAGTTCTTCTCATTTATTGTTTCACTACTAAAATCACTTTGATTATTGTTTGATAAATGAAATTTCCAGTTAAAATTAAAATCGAGTTCACGTGCTGTTTTATTTGTTTCAGGACTCGCACAGCCAAAACATAATGTAAACAGAGTGAGTAAATAAATTACATTCTTCATTTGTTATTTAGAGTTATCAACCTCCCTATTTTCTACATTTTTTTAATGTGACATGATAGCATTAATAAAAAATCAAGGAAGTTAAATGGAGTACTTCAGCGTACCGAAGTACTCCATATATTTTGGTTTTTGTTATGGTCTTAAATTCACTTCAGAAATTGTGAAGTCATCCATGTAGAATTCCAAATTAGATGTGTTTGCAGGGTTATTACCTCTAAACATCATGTAATAGTCTCCTGAGTCTGGGAAACTTTGGAATGTTAAACGAGCATATACCCACTCACCTACAGGTGTTTGTGTTGTAAAGTCGAATCTACCTGCTCCCCAATCTGTACCTGGTTCAAAGAAGAAGATTATGTTTGGAACTTCACCGGCAGCATCATCAATAGTACTAGTACCACTAATAACTTTTACCCATACTCCAATTTCATAATTTTTACCTGCTTCTACAGTAAATGTTAGGTTTTCACCATTTCCATCTCTGTGTCCTAAAATTGCTCCCTCACCTGGGTTCATAGAAATTTTAGCACTTTTAGCACCAGATTTGGCATCCTCATCAACTACATCTAAAGTATATCCATCCCAAGGAGCACCCCACCATAAATATGGCCAGTTAGCAGCTGTAGATGTTTCGAAACTATTATCAAAAGCAGACTCTACTAATAGGTTAGTTGCTGGTTTAAAGACTAATAAGTTATCAATAAACGCTGTTGCTTTCACAAAATCTGTTGTTTGTAAACTTCCCGGTGTATAAGATACATAGATGTAATCATCATTATACAATGTCTCATTTTCTAAAGAAATAAGAACAACGTTTCCTTCTTCCGGATCTATCATTACACTAGCAATTTCAGGTGTCCATTCTGTACCGTTATTTGCCATTTTTACAGCAAAGTTGGCCGCATTAATTGATGAAGGATCCATCTCTCTAGAATAATCAAGAGCAATGTAACCGTTCTTTTCATAGATATCAGTTAATCTTACTGGCTGATCCGAAGGAATAACCTTAATAAGATTTGTGAAAGACAATGTATCAGCACCATAAGGTCTTGATCTATCAGCAATTACATCAACAGAATATGTTCCTAAACGCTTATATAAAACATCTGTTTCATCTGCAGAACCATCCGTAATTTGTGTTTGATCATACACTATTTCATCGGGAGTTCCTCCCTCAAAAGTGTACGTTAACTGAGCTGGTTCACCTTTAGAAGTATAGAAAAATCTCACAGAATTACCTGCCATCAATTCATTTTCAGCATTAAGGTCAAGATCAGCACCTAACGTTCCATCTGTATTTACATATTTTGCAGATAATGCAAGTTGTACAGGATCTAAAACAGTAACTGTATAAGTTGTATCTAATTGAGTTCCTACTTGAGTAGAATCTACAAATGCATTTGTAGAGAAAGTTTGACTTAACTTTACATCATATTGCCCTACAGTATTAAATACTACATGAATAACATCTTTATCTGATGTAGTTACATTTTCTGTTCCTTCAATTGTTGCCCCTTCTGGTAAGGTCCATGTTCTAGAAGTTACACCTCTAGATACATCACCAAAAGAGATGTTACCACCAATTTCTACTCTGTTGTCAAAATCTCCTTCAGATGAATATACAACGTGGTGACTTGGTTCTGCTCCTGGAGCTTCCCATTCCGTCTGACAGCCAAAAAGCATTGCTACCAGAGAAAATAATAATATATGATTAAATCTTTTCATTTCGATTTCTTCTTCTAGTTTAAAAAACTTTTTAGTTGCTAGTTAACCCAGTGTTAATTTGCTTTTCACTTGTTGGAATTGGGTAATAATCATGCACTTCAGGGTTATAGATTTCTGAAGAAACAGCATAATCTGGTCGTACTCTTTCCACAATATATAATGGTGCTTGGTTCTCTATAGAAGAGAAATTAGCAATTCTCCATTCTTCATCTCTACGGTTTTGCTTAAGTACTTCAGACATGATTCCCCATCTCGTTAAGTCTCTCCATCTGTGGCCTTCAAAACATAATTCTAAAGGTCTTTCAACCATTCTTAAGTGCGTTCTCAC encodes:
- a CDS encoding glycoside hydrolase family 2 TIM barrel-domain containing protein, coding for MKNVIYLLTLFTLCFGCASPETNKTARELDFNFNWKFHLSNNNQSDFSSETINEKNWENIKLPHDWVIGNQYDSTNAEFAPATGYIFGGGTGWYRKEFDLVLSNSQKAFIHFDGVYNNSEVFINGKKLGFHPYGYSPFYYDLTPYIKKNSKNTLAVKVDHTRYADSRWYTGAGIYRNVKLVVTNKLYVPIWGTFITTPEVVNDNALVNVTTTIRNDYNEDKSFKLLTELYNDDGIKVGESSKTLAIDKNKEIEVIQKIKISNPIMWDVENPHLYKAITRLQIDNEQIDVLSSNFGVRKIKFDANKGFFLNDKNMKIKGVCLHHDAGLVGTAVPKDVWRRRLQTLKDGGCNAIRIAHNPASSEFLDLCDELGFLVQDEFFDEWDYPKDKRFNQKEQSQNKETEGYANYFHNYGEDDLKSVMKSHRNHPSIFQWSIGNEIEWTYPRVAKATGFFGNMNWNGNYFWSKPPYSTAKIKEELTTLPHQKYDIGITAKKLVGWTKEMDTSRPVVANCILPSASHETQYGQSLDIVGYSYRRVLYDYGHEMYPNKVIMGTENLAQYHEWKAVMDRPFIAGTFFWTGIDYLGEIRGPWPIKGNNAGMIDFAGFTKPSYHMIKTLWSDDPHTYIATQEIEKSINKIDPKTGLMVAKDPNAWKQALWEWHDVNNHWNYTDKQLISVEMYSNCESIELFLNEKSLGQRNLSEFEDHIYKWAVPFEKGKLTAVGIKNGQKIETTLQTAGKPTGVKLSVDKSSIDNDEYEVAHVVAQLVDADGLPVKNQERIINFEIPENLRVLGVDNGAINNVQTHNARKLLTSNGRALIILQSKDGKGKVEVKAKVEGLLEDKILLTIKEKGTMAQDVYAELN
- a CDS encoding carbohydrate binding domain-containing protein, with the protein product MKRFNHILLFSLVAMLFGCQTEWEAPGAEPSHHVVYSSEGDFDNRVEIGGNISFGDVSRGVTSRTWTLPEGATIEGTENVTTSDKDVIHVVFNTVGQYDVKLSQTFSTNAFVDSTQVGTQLDTTYTVTVLDPVQLALSAKYVNTDGTLGADLDLNAENELMAGNSVRFFYTSKGEPAQLTYTFEGGTPDEIVYDQTQITDGSADETDVLYKRLGTYSVDVIADRSRPYGADTLSFTNLIKVIPSDQPVRLTDIYEKNGYIALDYSREMDPSSINAANFAVKMANNGTEWTPEIASVMIDPEEGNVVLISLENETLYNDDYIYVSYTPGSLQTTDFVKATAFIDNLLVFKPATNLLVESAFDNSFETSTAANWPYLWWGAPWDGYTLDVVDEDAKSGAKSAKISMNPGEGAILGHRDGNGENLTFTVEAGKNYEIGVWVKVISGTSTIDDAAGEVPNIIFFFEPGTDWGAGRFDFTTQTPVGEWVYARLTFQSFPDSGDYYMMFRGNNPANTSNLEFYMDDFTISEVNLRP